Proteins encoded by one window of Cydia fagiglandana chromosome Z, ilCydFagi1.1, whole genome shotgun sequence:
- the LOC134678927 gene encoding peptidyl-prolyl cis-trans isomerase Fkbp12-like isoform X1: MGVDIEVLSPGNGSTYPKPGQTVVVHYTGTLADGKQFDCSRERGQPFKFTLGKGDVIKGWDRGIPKMSVGERARLICSPDYGYGSRGHPGVIPSNATLVFDVELLHVE, encoded by the exons ATGGGCGTCGATATTGAAGTTCTTAGTCCTGGAAACG GATCTACATATCCTAAGCCGGGTCAAACAGTAGTGGTTCATTACACGGGCACCTTAGCTGATGGAAAGCAGTTCGACTGTTCTAGAGAGCGTGGGCAACCTTTTAAGTTTACGCTCGGCAAAGGAGATGTAATCAAGGGATGGGACAGAGGTATACCAAAG ATGTCAGTAGGTGAGAGGGCCCGATTAATCTGCTCGCCTGACTACGGCTATGGTTCTAGAGGCCACCCAGGGGTTATCCCATCTAATGCCACTTTAGTTTTTGACGTTGAATTGCTTCATGTCGAATAG
- the LOC134678927 gene encoding peptidyl-prolyl cis-trans isomerase Fkbp12-like isoform X2: MGVDIEVLSPGNGSTYPKPGQTVVVHYTGTLADGKQFDCSRERGQPFKFTLGKGDVIKGWDRGIPKMSVGERARLICSPDYGYGSRGHPGVIPSNATLVFDVELLHVE; the protein is encoded by the exons ATGGGCGTCGATATTGAAGTTCTTAGTCCTGGAAACG GATCTACATATCCTAAGCCGGGTCAAACAGTAGTGGTTCATTACACGGGCACCTTAGCTGATGGAAAGCAGTTCGACTGTTCTAGAGAGCGTGGGCAACCTTTTAAGTTTACGCTCGGCAAAGGAGATGTAATCAAGGGATGGGACAGAGGTATACCAAAG ATGTCAGTAGGTGAGAGGGCCCGATTAATCTGCTCGCCTGACTACGGCTATGGTTCTAGAGGCCACCCAGGGGTTATCCCATCTAATGCCACTTTAGTTTTTGACGTTGAATTGCTTCATGTCGAATA